In the Vogesella sp. XCS3 genome, CGGGCTTTTTTTTTTGGACTGTGCCACAGCAAAGCCGCGGTGGCGCAGCCGGCTGGAAAGGACGCAACAATGGACAAACCCAAACTGGTCATGGTGGGCAACGGCATGGCCGGCGTGCGCACGCTGGAAGAGCTGCTGCGGCTGGCGCCCGACGCCTACGACATCACAGTGTTCGGCGCCGAGCCGCACCCCAACTACAACCGCATCATGCTGTCGCCGGTGCTGACCGGCGAACAGACGCTGCCCGACATCGTGCTGAACGACCTGGACTGGTACGCCGGGCACGGCATCACGCTGCATCTGGGCCAGCCGGTGACGGCCATCGACCGCGCCCGCCGTGTGGTGCACGCCGCCGACGGCCACTGCGTGCCGTACGACCGGCTGCTGCTGGCTACCGGCTCCAGCCCGTTCATCCTGCCGCTGCCGGGCAAAGACCTGCCCGGTGTGGTGACCTTCCGCGATATTGCCGACGTGGAAACCATGATCGCCGCTGCGGCCAACCATCGCCACGCGGTGGTGATCGGCGGCGGCTTGCTAGGGCTGGAAGCCGCCAACGGCCTGCTGGCGCGCGGCATGCAGGTAACGGTAGTGCACCTGGGCGAATGGCTGCTGGAGCGGCAGCTGGACCGCACGGCGGCCAACTTGCTGCAACAAAGCCTGGAAGCCAAAGGCCTGCGCTTTCTGCTGCAAACGCAGACCGCCGCGCTGGTGGCCGGCGCCGACGGCCGCGTGGCCGAGGTGCAGTTCCGCGACGGCAGCAGCGTGCCGGCCGGGCTGGTGGTGATGGCGGTGGGCATCCGCCCCAACTACGCGCTAGCCGAGGCCAGCGGCCTGTACTGCGACCGTGGCGTGGTGGTGAACGACCACCTGCAAACTTTCGACCCGCGCATTTACGCCGTGGGTGAGTGCGTCAGCCACCGTGGCGTTAGCTACGGCCTGGTGGCGCCGCTGTTCGACATGGCCAAGGTGGCGGCCAACCATCTGGCGCGCTTCGGCATTGCCCGCTACGTGCCGGCGGCCACCAGCACCAAGCTGAAGGTCACCGGTATGGACGTGTTTTCGGCCGGCGATTTCATGGGCGGCGACGGCTGCGAGGACATCACGCTGTCCGACCCGGTGGGCGGCATCTACAAGCGGCTGGTGGTGAAGGACGACAAGCTGGTCGGCGCCTGCCTGTTCGGCGACACCGCCGACGGCGCCTGGTACTTCCGCCTGATCCGCGAGCAGCAGCCAGTACACGCCATCCGTGAACAACTGATGCTGGGCGAGGGCGCGGTGGGCGATACCGGTCACCAAGGCCAGAACCGCGCCGCCGGCCTGCCGGACGACGCCGAGGTGTGCGGCTGCAACGGCGTGTGCAAAGGCACCATCGTCAAGGCCATCCAGGAAAAAGGCCTGTTTACCGTGGACGATGTGAAGAAGCACACCAAGGCGGCCAGCTCCTGCGGCTCGTGTAGCGGGCTGGTGGAGCAGATCCTGATCAGCTGCGTCGGCGGCGCCGCCGACGTGAAGCCCAAGTCGGAAAAGCCGGTCTGTGGCTGCAGCGACATCACCCACGGCCAGCTGCGCCAGGCCATCCGCGAACAGCACCTGACCAGCCTGGCCGACACCTTCCGCGTACTGGGCTGGCGCAGCCCGGACGGCTGTGCCAGCTGCCGCCCGGCGGTGAACTACTACCTGATCTCCAGCTGGCCCGGCGAGGCGCGCGACGACCCGCAGGCGCGCTTCATCAACGAGCGCGTGCACGCCAACATCCAGAAGGACGGCACCTACTCGGTGGTGCCGCGCATGTGGGGCGGCGTCACCAACCCGGCCGAGCTGCGGCGCATTGCCGACGTGGCCGACAAGTACGCCATTCCGCTGGTGAAGGTGACCGGCGGCCAACGCATCGACCTGCTGGGCGTGAAGAAGGAAGACCTGCCGGCGGTGTGGCGCGAGCTGGACATGCCGTCCGGCCACGCCTACGGCAAGAGCCTGCGCACGGTGAAAACCTGCGTCGGCAGCGAGTTTTGCCGCTTTGGCACCCAGGATTCCACCCGGATGGGCATCGATCTGGAAAAAGACCTGTTCGGCATGTGGAGCCCGGCCAAGGTGAAGCTGGCGGTGTCCGGCTGCCCGCGCAACTGCGCCGAATCGGGCATCAAGGACGTGGGCATCATCGGCGTGGACTCCGGCTGGGAGCTGTACATCGGCGGCAACGGCGGCATCAAGACCGAGGTGGCCGAGTTCTTCTGCAAGGTGAAAACGCACGACGAGGTGATGCAGTACAGCGGCGCCTTCCTGCAGCTGTACCGCGAGGACGCGTTCTATCTGGAGCGCACCGTGCACTTTTTGCAGCGGGTGGGCATGGACTACATCAAGCAACGCGTGCTGGACGATGCGGCCAACCGCAGCGAGCTGTACGCGCGGCTGAAGTTTGCGCTGTCGTTCGAGCAGGACCCGTGGGCCGAACGCTACCAGGGCGGCGTGGCGCAGCACGAGTTTGCGCCGCTGACAGTGTGACAGTCTGATGTCGCCACGGAAGCACACTGACAGCACGGAAAGAAAGCAACACGTAAAGCAGCTGCATGCTGTGTATGGAGCGTTCATGTCGATTACATCGTGGAGCTTTCCGTGTCGTTCCGTGTGTTTCCGTGGCCAAAAAAGGAAACCAAACATGAACAACTGGAAAGCCGTCTGCCGCCTGGCAGACATCCCGCCGCAGGGCGCGCGGGTATTGCAACGGGCAGGGCAGGTCGACATCGCCGTGTTCCGCACTGTGGACGATCAGGCCTTTGCGCTCTTGGACCGCTGCCCGCACAAGGGCGGGCCGCTGTCGCAGGGCATCGTGTCCGGCCATCGCGTGGCCTGCCCGCTGCACAACTGGCACATCGATCTGGCCACTGGCCAGGCCTGCGCGCCGGACGAAGGCTGTAGCGGCCACATCCCGCTGAAGCTGGAAGACGGCACCGTCTACCTGGCGCTGGACTGAGCACGGCAAGGTTGGCCGCAAGGAGCGAGCATGAATGACACAAGCGCATCGGATGGCGACATCGCCACTGTCTGCTGTTACTGTGGTACCGGTTGCGGCGTACGGGTAAGCCCGCAGCCGGATGGCAGTCTCCGGGTGGAGGGCGATGAGCAGCACCCGGCCAACTTTGGCCGCCTGTGCAGCAAGGGGCGCACGCTGGGGCAGAGCGTGGGCGTGGCCGGCAGCCGCCTGCTGCAGCCGCAGCTGCGCACCGGCAAGGACGAAGCGTGCCAGCCGGTGAGCTGGGACAGCGCGCTGGACGCGGTCAGCAGCAAGCTGGCTGCCACCATTGCCGAGCATGGCCCGGACGCGGTGGGCTTTTACCTGTCCGGCCAGCTGCTGACCGAAGACTACTATGTGTTCAACAAGCTGGCGCGGGCGCTGGTGGGCACGAATAACGTCGATACCAACTCGCGCTTGTGCATGTCCAGCGCGGTCAGCGGTTACAAGCGCACGCTGGGCGCCGACGCACCGCCGGCCTGCTACGAAGACTTCGATCACGCTGGCTGCGTGTTCATCGCCGGCGCCAATATGGCGGTGGCGCACCCGGTGCTGTTCCGCCGGCTGGAAGCAGCGCGTGCGGCCAACCCGGGCATGAAAATCATCGTGGCCGACCCGCGCCGTACCGACACCGCCAGCCTGGCCGACCTGCACCTGCCGGTGCTGCCGGGCACCGACGTGGCGCTGTTCCACGCCATGCTCAACGTGATGATCTGGGAAGACCTGATAGACCGCGACTACATCGCGCAGCACACCGCTGGCTTTGCCGCGCTGCGGGCGCGCTTGCGCGAGTACACGCCGCGCGCCGCCAGCCAGCTGTGCGGCGTGCACGAAGACGACATCGTCACCGCTGCACGCTGGTTTGCTGGCAGCCCGGCCACGCTGTCGTGCTACACCATGGGGCTGAACCAGTACAGCAATGGCAGCGACAAGAACGCCGCGCTGATCCACCTGCACCTTGCCAGCGGCCACATCGGCCGCCCCGGCGCCGGGCCGTTTTCGCTGACCGGCCAGCCCAATGCCATGGGCGGGCGCGAGGTAGGCGCGCTGGCCACGCTGCTGCCCGGCCACCGCGACCCGGCTGACGCTGGCGACCGCGCCGAGCTGGCCGCGCTGTGGGGCGTGCCGGCGCTGCCGGCCAACCCCGGCCTGCCGGCGGTAGCGCTGTTCGAAGCCGCCGCGGCCGGGCGTATCAAGGTGTTGTGGATCGCTTGCACCGACCCGGCGTTTTCGCTGCCGGACCAGGCGCTGGTGCGTGCCGCCTTGCAAAAGGTGGACTGCGTCATCGTGCAGGAGGCCTTTGCCAGCAGCCACACGCTGCCGTTTGCCGACATCGTGCTGCCGGCCGCCACCTGGCCGGAAAAAGACGGCACCGTCACCAATAGCGAGCGCCGCATCAGCCGCGTGCGCGCCGCGCTGCCGCCAGCCGGGCAGGCGCGCGAGGACTGGCGCATCGTGGCCGGTGTGGCGCAGCGCCTGGCCGCCAGCATTGCCCCGCAGCGGGCGAGCTTGTTTGCGTTCGCCGATGCCGCTGCCGTGTTTGCCGAGCACGCCGCTACCACCGCCGGGCGCGACCTCGACTACAGCCGGCTGAACTACGCATTGCTTGACCGCCTGGGGCCGCAGCAATGGCCGTTTGATGGCCACGCTGGCCGCAGCCGGCTGTACGGCGATGGCGTCTACCCCACGCCCGACGGCCGCGCCCGCTTTGCCGACATCGGCTGGCAGCCGCCGGCCGACAAGGTGTCGGCGCACTTTCCGTTGCGGCTGACTACCGGCCGCCTGCGCGACCACTGGCACAGCATGAGCCGTACCGCGCTGGTGCCGGGCCTGACCCGTCACCAAACCTTGCCGCAGCTGGCGATGCACCCGCGCGACATGGCCCGCCACGGTGTGCAGGCTGGCATGCTGGCCACGCTGCGCAACAAGCGCGGTAGCGCGGTGCTGCCGGTAGTAGCCGACGAGGGCTTGCTCCCCGGCGTGGTGTTCGTGCCCATGCACTGGGGTGGCGCCACGCTGGGCGGCCTCGGCATCAATGCGCTGACCAGCCGCGCGGTGGACCCGCATTCGCAGCAGCCGGAGCTGAAGTTGGCCGCCGTCAGTGTGGCCCCGGCACGGCTGCCGTGGCGAGCATCGCTGCAAGTACTGGGCGATGTGGCCAACTTGCGGTCGCGGCTGGACATGCTGCGCGCGGCGTTCCCTTACGCGGTAGCGGTGGCCATCAGCCTGGACGGCAAGCCCGGCCTGCAGCTGGAGCTGGCTGCTGCCGAGCCACCCGCACCGGCGGTTTTGCAGCAGCTGGCCAGCGTATTGCAGCCAGCCGGTGCGCTGTTGGCCGCGTTCGACGACCCGGCGCGTGGCGTGCTGCGCCGCGTATGGCTGGACGGGCGTACGCCGCAGGGCTATCTGCTGGCCGGCGACACCGCCGCCGCCTCGGCCTTGGGTGCGTGGCTGGACGGTGGCGCAGCACCCGCCAGCCTGGCGGCGCTGCTGCAGGGCAGGGTAGGCGGGCCGGCGCTGGCAAGGGTGGTGTGCAGCTGCGAGGGCGTACGCGAAGACGCCATCGTGGCCGGCGCGGCGCGCGGGCTGGACCTTGCCGGCCTGCAGCGCGAGCTGCGCTGTGGCACCGGCTGCGGCAGCTGCGTACCGGAGCTCAAGCGCCTGTGCCAGCGCGCCACGGTATAAGTACCGAATGTAGCTATTTGGTTATAAGAAAACGGTCTGGCAGAACTTTTGGCTTGATGTATCGTGCAAAGCGGCCCGCGCCCCGGACCGATGCAGAAAGGAAAGCAGCATGAGTGGCAAAGTATGGTTGATCGGTGCCGGCCCCGGCGATGCGGAGTTGCTGACGCTCAAAGCGTTGCGCGTGCTGCAGGCCTGTGACGTATGGCTGGTGGACGACCTGGTGGGGCGCGACATTCTGGATTTTGCCCGCCCCGGCACCCGTATCGTGCCGGTGGGCAAGCGCGGGGGCTGCAAGTCCACGCCGCAGGCCTTCATTTTGCGGCTGATGGCGCGCTATGCCCGCCAGGGGCGGCAGGTGGCGCGGCTCAAAGGTGGCGACCCGTTCATTTTTGGCCGTGGCGGCGAAGAGTGGGCGTGGCTGGCCGAGCGCGGCGTGGCGGTAGAGGCGGTGAACGGTATTACCGCCGCGTTTGCGGCGGGCGCCGACCTGGGGCTACCGCTAACCCATCGTGGCGTCGCGCGTGGCGTGGCGCTGGTGACCGCCCACACCCAGGACGGTAGCCAGCCGGACTGGGCGGCGCTGGCGCACAGCCGGCTGACCGTGGTCTGTTATATGGGTATGGCCGGCTTGCCGCAGCTGGTGCCGCAGCTGCTGGCCGCCGGCTTTGCGGCCAACTTGCCGGTGGCGGTAGTGCACCGTGCCGGCTGCCGCGAGCAGCAGCACCTGGTGACCACGCTGGCGCATCTGCAAGCCGACGTGGCGGCCAGTGGTCTGGCCAGCCCTGCGGTGATCATTCTGGGTGAGGTGGTGGATCACGCCATGAAAATAGCCTTGCCGGCGGCAGAAGCCGGCAGTGCAGTAGCGTAAAAACTGCTGCTCAGGCTAATCGCCAGGGTTGGCGCCGGGTGGTGTAGCCCACTGCAGCGCCTGCGCCGCTGGCGGCTAGCATCAGCAGGTAAAGGGCACTGTCTTGCGTACCCGGCGCGTGGCCACCGAGCCACCACAGCGTGGCAAGCTGTAGCGGCCAGCCAGCCGCCACGCAGCGCCCCAGCGTTATGGGTGTCGCCCTTGCTTGGGGCGCGGCGGCAAGCCAGCCTAGCGGCACATAAGCCAGCAGCAGGGTGAGCAGCAGCGGTAGAGATAACCACCAATACAGCCCTGTTGGCGGTGCCAGCACGATAAGCCCCAGAGAGGGCATGGCGGCTAGCGTGGCGGTGCGTCCCAGCGCCGACGCAAGGGGTGCCAGCAACAGGCTGGCCAGCAGCAGGCGAGTGGAAGGCTTCATAGTGGTGACCCTGGCGCGTAATGGGCTTTCATTATAACCCCAATGGCATTTTTTCTTTATGCGCGGACACCGTGGTTACACGTGCATTGCAATAAAGTATTGGCGATATCGCCACGCCGGGGTGTTTGATTGCGCATTTTAGGCTTTGTGCTACCGTGGTCTGGCGCTGTGGCGCCAATGTGGTACTTTTATCGACGGATACCCCCGTGTACTGCGCCTTGCGCGGTGCCAGACGTTAGAGAGAGAAACCACAAGATCATGTTTGCACACGTTGAAGCCTATGCTGGCGACCCCATCCTCACCCTGGTGGAAACCTTCAACAAGGATAGCCGCAGCCCGAAAGTGAACCTGGGCATCGGCTTGTACTACGACGAGGAAGGCCGCATTCCGCTGCTGCCGTCGGTACAGCAAGCCGAAGCGCGCCGCGTGGCCGAAGCCGGCCCGCGCAGCTACCAGCCGATGGAAGGCGCGGCCAACTACCGCACCGCCGTACAGCAGCTGCTGTGGGGTGCCGAGCACGAAGCGGTACAGGCTGGCCGCATTGCCACCATCCAGACCATTGGCGGCTCCGGCGCGCTGAAAATCGGCGGCGACCTGCTCAAGCGCTACTTCCCGAATGTGGATGTATGGGTCAGCAACCCTACCTGGGATAACCACCGCGCCATGTTCGAAGGCGCCGGCTTCACCGTGCACGACTACCCGTACTACGACGCCGCCACCGGTGGCGTGAAGTTTGACGACATGATCGCCTGCTTCAGCCAGCTGCCGGCCAAAACCATCGTGCTGCTGCACCCGTGCTGCCATAACCCTACCGGCGTGGACCTGGACAAAGACCAGTGGCGCAAGGTGATCGAGGTGGTAAAAGCGCGTGACCTGCTGCCGTTCATGGACATTGCCTACCAGGGCTTTGGCGACAGCCTGGACGACGATGCGTTTGCCATCCGCGCCATGACCGAAGCCGGTGTGAGCTTTGTGGTGAGCAACTCGTTCTCCAAGAACCTGTCGTTCTACGGCGAGCGCTGTGGCGGCTTGTCGGTGGTGTGTGGCACGGCAGAAGAAGCCGGCCGCGTGCTGGGCCAGATGAAAGCCACCGTGCGTCGTAACTACTCCAGCCCGCCAACCCACGGCGGCCAGGTCACTGCCATCGTGATGAACGATGCTGCCCTGCGCGCCGAGTGGGAAGGTGAAGTCACCGAGATGCGCGTGCGCATCAAGGCCATGCGCCAGAAACTGTACGAGGTACTGAGCGCCAAGGTGCCGGGCCGCGATTTCAGCTACTTCATCAAGCAGCGCGGCATGTTCAGCTACACCGGCCTGAGCCCGGCGCAGGTAGACCGCCTGCGCGAGGAGTTCGCCGTGTACCTGGTGCGCTCCGGCCGCATGTGCGTAGCTGGCCTGAATAGCCGCAACGTGGAATACGTGGCCGACGCCATGGCCGAGGTGCTCAAAGGCTAAGCCTGGCCGCAGTTAGCCAAGAGTAAACCCCGCTGCTGTAGCGGGGTTTTTTGCGCCCTTGTTATAGTTGTTTGCTATGCGATAGCAAATATTCATTGCTTTCATTAAATCAATTCAATAGTCATGTTGGCCGCGGCCAACTATGCTGATCTCACCAAGTCAGACAGACACCCCAAGCAAGGAGAGACAGCATGAGCAACGAACAGAAATGCCCCTTCCACAGTGCTTCCGCTACCAAAGCCACTTTCGGCGCCCGCGCCAACCGTGACTGGTGGCCCAACCAGCTGAACCTGGGCATCCTGCACCAGCATGCCCCGGCGTCCAACCCGCTGGGCGACGATTTCGATTACGCCGAAGCCTTCCAGCAGCTGGACCTGGCCGCGGTGAAGAAGGACCTGTACGCGCTGATGACCACCTCGCAAGCCTGGTGGCCGGCCGACTGGGGCCACTACGGTGGCCTGTTCATCCGCATGGCCTGGCATAGCGCCGGTACCTACCGTACCGCCGACGGCCGCGGTGGTGGCGGCACCGGCAACCAGCGTTTTGCGCCGCTGAACAGCTGGCCCGATAACGGCAACCTGGACAAAGCCCGCCGCCTGCTGTGGCCGATCAAGCAAAAGTACGGCAACCAGCTGTCGTGGGCCGACTTGATGATTCTGGCAGGTAACTGCGCGCTGGAATCCATGGGCTTCAAGACCTTCGGTTTCGGCGGCGGCCGTGCCGACATCTGGCAGCCGGAAGAAGACATCTACTGGGGTGGCGAAAAAGAATGGCTGGCCACCAGCGACAAGGAAAACAGCCGTTACAGCGGCAAGCGCGAGCTGGATAACCCGCTGGCTGCCGTACAGATGGGCCTGATCTACGTGAACCCGGAAGGCCCGGACGGCAACCCCGACCCGGTAGCCAGCGGCCGCGACGTACGCGAAACCTTCGGCCGCATGGCGATGAACGACGAAGAAACCGTAGCACTGGTAGCCGGTGGCCACACCTTCGGTAAAGCGCACGGCGCTGGCGACCCAAGCCTGGTGGGCCCGGAGCCGGAAGCCGCCCCGCTGGAAGCCATGGGTCTGGGCTGGATCAACCAGTTCGGCAGCGGCAAGGGTGTGCATACCACCACCAGCGGCATCGAAGGTGCGTGGAAACCTAATCCCACCACCTGGGACAACGGCTACTTCGACATGCTGTTCGGCTACGAATGGGCGCTGACCAAGAGCCCGGCCGGTGCCCACCAGTGGGTAGCCCAGAACGTGAAGCCGGAGCACATGATTCCGGATGCGCACGACCCGAGCAAAAAGCACGCGCCGATGATGACCACGGCCGATTTGAGCCTGCGCTTCGACCCGGTCTACGAGCCGATTGCCCGCCGCTTCCATCAGGACCCGCAAGCGTTTGCCGATGCCTTCGCCCGTGCCTGGTTCAAGCTGACGCACCGTGATATGGGCCCTAAAGCGCTGTACCTGGGGCCGGAGGTGCCGGCTGAAGACCTGATCTGGCAAGACCCGATCCCGGCGGTGGATCACGTGCTGGTAGATGACGCCGACGTGGCCGCGCTGAAGGCCGAGGTGCTGGCCAGTGGCCTGAGCGTAGCCGAGCTGGTGTCCACCGCCTGGGCGTCGGCGTCCACCTTCCGCGGCTCCGACAAGCGTGGTGGTGCCAACGGTGCCCGTATCCGCCTGGCGCCGCAGAAGGACTGGGAAGTAAACCAGCCGGCGCAGCTGGCCCGCGTGTTGGCCGTGCTGGAAGGCATCCAGCAACGCTTTAACGCTGCACAGCAGGGTGGCAAGAAAGTATCGTTGGCTGACCTGATCGTGCTGGCTGGTGGCGCTGCGGTAGAGCAGGCTGCAGCGGCAGCCGGCCACGCGGTAACGGTACCGTTTGCACCAGGCCGCATGGACGCCCTGGCCGAGCAGACCGACGTGGAATCGTTCGCTGTGCTGGAGCCGCAGGCCGATGGCTTCCGCAACTATCAGAAACAGGCGTTCCGTGTGCCGGCCGAGCAGTTGCTGGTGGACAAGGCCCAGCTGTTGAAGCTGAGCGCGCCGGAAATGACGGTACTGGTGGGCGGCCTGCGGGTACTGGGCGCCAACGCCGGCGGCGTGCAGGACGGTGTGTTCACGCAGCGCCCTGGCGTATTGAGCAACGACTTCTTCGCCAACGTGCTGGATATCGGCACCGTGTGGGCGCCAACGTCGGAAGAGGCCAGCCGCTTTGAAGGCCGCGACCGTGATACGGGCGCCGTGAAATGGACTGCCAGCCGCGTCGATCTGGTGTTCGGCTCCAACTCGCAGCTGCGGGCGTTGGCCGAGGTGTACGCCCAGCAGGATGGCGAGGCTCGCTTCGTGCGCGACTTTGTCCGCGCCTGGAACAAGGTGATGACGCTGGACCGTTTCGACCTGAAGTAAGCGCTGTATCGCTGCCGCCTGTGTCACGCAGGTGGCAGCATCGCCAACAGCAAGGCCCCGCCAATGGCGGGGCCTTGTGCTTTGCGTTGCGGCCAACCTTGCCCGTGAAGCCAAGGTTGGCCGCAGCGGGGGTTATTGAACCACCGACTTCACTTTCCAGTCGTTGCCTTCCACTTGCGAGATGGTCACCGGCGCGTTTTTCAGGTTGCCGGCGGCGTCAAAGCTGAAGTCGGCAGTCACGCCTTTGTAAGCGGTCTTGGCGATCAGCGGCAGGAACTTGGCCGGCTCGGTGCTGTTGGCGCGTTTCATCGCGTCGGCCACGATCATCACGCCGTCGTAAAACTGCGGCCCCAGCAGCACCACGTCCTGCTTGAAGCGTGCCTTGTAGCGGCTTTCAAAATCCTTGCCCGCCGGGCGGCTGCCTAGTTCGCCACCGGCTACCGCCGAGTAGTGGCCCACGGCATCCGCGCCGGCCAGCTGGATGAAGGTGGGCGTGTTCAGCATGTCGCCGCCCATCAGCCGCGCGTTAATGCCCAGACGCTTCATCTGGCGCGCCATCGGCGCGGCCTGGGCGTCGGCGCCACCGTAGAACACCACGTCCGGGTTCTGCGCTTTCAGCGCGGTGAGGATGGCGGTGAAGTCGGTGGCCTTGTCGTTGGTGTATTCACGCTTGAACGGCTTTTTGCCCATGCCGGCCAACGCTTTTACAAACTCGTCGGCAATGCCCTGGCCGTAGGCGGTGCGGTCGTCGATGACGGCAATGCGCTGCGCTTTGAGTTGCATCACCGCGTAGCGCCCCAGCGAGCCGCCAATCTGGCTGTCGCTGCCTACCAGGCGGAAGGTGGTCTTGTAGCCGCTGGTGGTGTAGGCCGGGTTGGTGGACACCGACAGCTGCGGGATGCCGGCGTCCGAGTAAATGCGCGACGCGGGGATGGATACGCCGGAGTTGAAGTGGCCGATCACCGCCTTCACGCCGGCGTCTACCAGCCGCTGCGCCACCTGGGTGCCTACGCGCGGGTCGGCCTGGTCGTCTTCCGATACCAGCTCGAACTTCACCTTCTGGCCGGCCACGGTGATGGGCTTGGCGTTCAGGTCGTCTATGGCCATGCGGGTGGCGTTTTCGTTGTCTTTGCCGTAATGCGCTTGCGGGCCGGACATCGGCGAGGCAAAGCCGATTTTCACCACGGTGTCGGCAAATGCCGGAGACGACATGGCCAGAATTGCGCCGGCTACCCATACCGCCAGTTGTTGCTGCTTCATGTGTTCACTCCATTTCTCGTTGCAAGGTCCAGGTTGGCCGCAGCGCGGCCGATTTGCCCGGCGGCTGCCGGGCGGGTGTTGCCGGTAAGACGGCGGTGGCATTGCACGTGGCGTGCCTGCTGGCCGGCTTGCCGGTTTCTTATAAATTTCTTTTGTTTAACAATGGCTTGCAGCTTTTTGCTGGCGTGGGTGAGATGATGGCCCTGCACCAATTGCATACAAACGATTGTCAATGATCGACCAATGCGGTGCGCGTGCTCAGAAACGGTTCAGCCGGTACGGCGCCATGTCGATGCCACAAGCTTGGCCGCCAATCTGCGCCGCCAGCAGGGCGCCTGTCGTCGCCGCCAGCGTCAGGCCCAGGTGGCCGTGGCCGGTGGCAAAGTACAGCCCGGCCACGTCTGGTGCCGGGCCGATCACCGGCACGGTGTCGGGCACCGATGGCCGGTTGCCCATCCAGACGCTCATGCCCTCGGTGCTGAAATCGCCCACGATGCGCCGCGCCTTGTCCTGCAGGATGTGGGCGCGGCGCCAGTCCGGCGCGGCGTCGCGATGCGCCAGCTCCACCGTGCCGGCCAGGCGCAGGCCACCGTTGGCCATCGGCAGAATCACAAAGCTCTCGCTGGCGCACTGGATAAAGTGCTGCAGCGCCACGCCGGCCTGGGGCAGCGTGACGTGGTAGCCGCGCTCGCTTTCCAGTGGCAGCCGATAGCGGCCCTGGCGGGCGAAGCGGTCGCTCCACACGCCGCAGGCAATCACCACCGCATCGCCGTGCAGCGTGCCGTGGTTGGCGGTGTCTACGCCCTGGCATTGCCCGCCGCTGCGGCGTACCTGCAGCACCTCGTCTTGCATAAAGCGGCCGCCGTCGCGCACAAAGGCATCGAACAAGCCACGGCTGAAGGTGTACGGGTCGTCCACGTGCGACCACGCCGGCACGTGTACCGCGTATTGCCATTCCTCTGCGATGCCGGGCGACGCGGCCAACAGCGCGGCGCGATCCAGTGCTTGCCACTGCACGCCGTGCGCGGCCTTGGCTTGCCAGGCGGGCAGGGCGGCGCGGAACTCGGCCTCGCTGCGGTATAGCGTCAGGTTGCCGTGGCGGCGCCACAGGTGTTGCAGGCCGGCGTGTTCGATTAGCGGGGCGTAGTCGTCGTTGACGCGGTTCAGCAGCGCCGCCAGCGCGCGGGTGAGTTCGACTACCCGGCGCGGCCGGCTGGCGGCGACAAAGCGCGCCAGCCACGGCGCCAGCGTGGGCAGATAGCGCCAGCGCACCGCCAGCGGCCCTAGCGGGTCCAGCATCCAGCCGGGTACCTTGCGCAGCACGCCAGGCTCGGCCAGCGGGATGACGTCGCTCACCGCCAGCGCGCCGGCGTTGCCGTAGCTGGTTTCGCGCGCCGGTTCGCCACGGTCCAGCAGCGTGACGCGGTGGCCGGCACGTTGCAGCTGCAGTGCGGTGGCGATGCCGACAATGCCGGCGCCGGCCACGATGATGTGTTGAGCGGGCTTGCTCATGTTCAGCCCACCACAAAGCCGTGTACGTACGGGTCGGCGTCGTCCAGCAGGATACGGTTGTAGCCGGTG is a window encoding:
- the katG gene encoding catalase/peroxidase HPI, whose product is MSNEQKCPFHSASATKATFGARANRDWWPNQLNLGILHQHAPASNPLGDDFDYAEAFQQLDLAAVKKDLYALMTTSQAWWPADWGHYGGLFIRMAWHSAGTYRTADGRGGGGTGNQRFAPLNSWPDNGNLDKARRLLWPIKQKYGNQLSWADLMILAGNCALESMGFKTFGFGGGRADIWQPEEDIYWGGEKEWLATSDKENSRYSGKRELDNPLAAVQMGLIYVNPEGPDGNPDPVASGRDVRETFGRMAMNDEETVALVAGGHTFGKAHGAGDPSLVGPEPEAAPLEAMGLGWINQFGSGKGVHTTTSGIEGAWKPNPTTWDNGYFDMLFGYEWALTKSPAGAHQWVAQNVKPEHMIPDAHDPSKKHAPMMTTADLSLRFDPVYEPIARRFHQDPQAFADAFARAWFKLTHRDMGPKALYLGPEVPAEDLIWQDPIPAVDHVLVDDADVAALKAEVLASGLSVAELVSTAWASASTFRGSDKRGGANGARIRLAPQKDWEVNQPAQLARVLAVLEGIQQRFNAAQQGGKKVSLADLIVLAGGAAVEQAAAAAGHAVTVPFAPGRMDALAEQTDVESFAVLEPQADGFRNYQKQAFRVPAEQLLVDKAQLLKLSAPEMTVLVGGLRVLGANAGGVQDGVFTQRPGVLSNDFFANVLDIGTVWAPTSEEASRFEGRDRDTGAVKWTASRVDLVFGSNSQLRALAEVYAQQDGEARFVRDFVRAWNKVMTLDRFDLK
- a CDS encoding branched-chain amino acid ABC transporter substrate-binding protein, which codes for MKQQQLAVWVAGAILAMSSPAFADTVVKIGFASPMSGPQAHYGKDNENATRMAIDDLNAKPITVAGQKVKFELVSEDDQADPRVGTQVAQRLVDAGVKAVIGHFNSGVSIPASRIYSDAGIPQLSVSTNPAYTTSGYKTTFRLVGSDSQIGGSLGRYAVMQLKAQRIAVIDDRTAYGQGIADEFVKALAGMGKKPFKREYTNDKATDFTAILTALKAQNPDVVFYGGADAQAAPMARQMKRLGINARLMGGDMLNTPTFIQLAGADAVGHYSAVAGGELGSRPAGKDFESRYKARFKQDVVLLGPQFYDGVMIVADAMKRANSTEPAKFLPLIAKTAYKGVTADFSFDAAGNLKNAPVTISQVEGNDWKVKSVVQ
- a CDS encoding amino acid aminotransferase: MFAHVEAYAGDPILTLVETFNKDSRSPKVNLGIGLYYDEEGRIPLLPSVQQAEARRVAEAGPRSYQPMEGAANYRTAVQQLLWGAEHEAVQAGRIATIQTIGGSGALKIGGDLLKRYFPNVDVWVSNPTWDNHRAMFEGAGFTVHDYPYYDAATGGVKFDDMIACFSQLPAKTIVLLHPCCHNPTGVDLDKDQWRKVIEVVKARDLLPFMDIAYQGFGDSLDDDAFAIRAMTEAGVSFVVSNSFSKNLSFYGERCGGLSVVCGTAEEAGRVLGQMKATVRRNYSSPPTHGGQVTAIVMNDAALRAEWEGEVTEMRVRIKAMRQKLYEVLSAKVPGRDFSYFIKQRGMFSYTGLSPAQVDRLREEFAVYLVRSGRMCVAGLNSRNVEYVADAMAEVLKG
- a CDS encoding FAD-binding oxidoreductase, giving the protein MSKPAQHIIVAGAGIVGIATALQLQRAGHRVTLLDRGEPARETSYGNAGALAVSDVIPLAEPGVLRKVPGWMLDPLGPLAVRWRYLPTLAPWLARFVAASRPRRVVELTRALAALLNRVNDDYAPLIEHAGLQHLWRRHGNLTLYRSEAEFRAALPAWQAKAAHGVQWQALDRAALLAASPGIAEEWQYAVHVPAWSHVDDPYTFSRGLFDAFVRDGGRFMQDEVLQVRRSGGQCQGVDTANHGTLHGDAVVIACGVWSDRFARQGRYRLPLESERGYHVTLPQAGVALQHFIQCASESFVILPMANGGLRLAGTVELAHRDAAPDWRRAHILQDKARRIVGDFSTEGMSVWMGNRPSVPDTVPVIGPAPDVAGLYFATGHGHLGLTLAATTGALLAAQIGGQACGIDMAPYRLNRF